One region of Termitidicoccus mucosus genomic DNA includes:
- a CDS encoding glycoside hydrolase family 28 protein, producing MSTLANSLRPLLAAALCILYMSAFAAPAASVAPNACNFYNIRDHGATGDGTTLDTAAFARAIDAAAAAGGGTVYVPPGRYHTGSIRLKSHITLYMEAGATILGSVNPDDYPPAENIWREGDGGHGRASAISSLIYAEDAENITITGRGTIDGQGQLWWKRVEWRNPAKYKLPALTDYQKAEAAKLSRDRPHMIRMLRCRDILIENVNLQNSAGWTVHPMLCDFVRVAGISITNDPDASHNTDGINPESCGNVRISNCRIDTGDDCVTLKSGKDAAGRRIGKPTENVTITNCVMYHGHGGVVIGSEMSGGVRNVTVTNCVFQGTDNGIRIKSQRGRGGVVEGLAVGNIVMQDVPTPFIITTFYTGSDTADDRHAVDEGTPRYRNFMFSNISARGARIAGAITGLREMPIENIVFSNVRIQAAGGFTCTNTRDITFLDTIIDTNSGPALTLRNAPETSSAGLRTRKPHKDTPLVAE from the coding sequence ATGTCCACCCTTGCAAACTCCCTCCGCCCACTTCTTGCCGCCGCGCTTTGCATTTTATATATGAGCGCCTTTGCCGCGCCCGCGGCATCCGTCGCGCCGAATGCATGTAATTTTTATAATATTCGCGATCACGGCGCGACCGGCGATGGCACGACGCTTGACACAGCCGCTTTCGCGCGCGCCATTGATGCCGCGGCAGCCGCGGGCGGCGGCACTGTATATGTTCCTCCGGGGCGTTATCACACGGGCAGCATCCGCCTCAAGAGCCATATTACTTTGTATATGGAAGCTGGCGCCACGATTCTAGGCAGCGTGAATCCCGACGACTATCCGCCCGCCGAAAACATCTGGCGCGAGGGCGACGGAGGACACGGCCGCGCCAGCGCGATCTCCTCGCTCATTTACGCCGAGGACGCCGAAAACATAACCATCACCGGACGCGGCACCATCGACGGACAGGGACAGCTTTGGTGGAAACGCGTCGAGTGGCGGAACCCGGCAAAATACAAACTGCCCGCGCTCACCGATTATCAAAAAGCCGAGGCCGCCAAGCTCTCGCGCGACCGCCCGCACATGATCCGCATGCTTCGCTGCCGCGATATTTTAATAGAAAACGTGAACCTGCAAAACTCCGCCGGGTGGACCGTGCATCCCATGCTGTGCGACTTCGTGCGCGTCGCGGGCATCTCCATCACCAACGATCCCGACGCCTCGCACAACACCGACGGCATCAACCCCGAATCGTGCGGCAACGTCCGCATCTCCAATTGCCGCATCGACACTGGCGACGATTGCGTGACGCTCAAGTCCGGCAAGGACGCCGCCGGACGCCGCATCGGCAAGCCCACCGAAAACGTCACCATTACAAACTGCGTCATGTATCACGGCCACGGCGGCGTGGTGATCGGCAGCGAAATGTCCGGCGGCGTGCGCAACGTCACCGTGACGAATTGCGTGTTTCAGGGCACCGACAACGGCATCCGCATCAAATCGCAACGCGGACGCGGCGGCGTGGTCGAGGGCCTCGCCGTCGGCAACATCGTCATGCAGGACGTTCCCACGCCCTTCATCATAACGACGTTCTACACCGGCAGCGACACGGCCGACGACCGGCACGCCGTCGACGAAGGCACGCCGCGCTACCGCAATTTCATGTTCAGCAACATCAGCGCGCGCGGCGCAAGAATCGCCGGCGCGATCACCGGCCTCCGCGAAATGCCCATCGAGAACATCGTGTTCAGCAATGTGCGCATTCAGGCCGCGGGCGGATTCACCTGCACCAACACGCGCGACATCACCTTCCTCGACACGATCATCGACACCAACTCCGGCCCCGCCCTCACCCTGCGCAATGCGCCCGAAACCTCCTCCGCCGGCCTGCGCACCCGCAAGCCGCACAAAGACACGCCGCTCGTCGCCGAATAA